From the Clarias gariepinus isolate MV-2021 ecotype Netherlands chromosome 3, CGAR_prim_01v2, whole genome shotgun sequence genome, one window contains:
- the cbx3a gene encoding chromobox protein homolog 3a, protein MGKKQTSKSKKEVEEPEEFVVEKVIDQRVVNGKVEFFLKWKGFPDTDNTWEPEENLDCPELIAAFLESQKGVVEKPDSNKRKSSTDEPETEESRAKRKKEMSEKPRGFARNLEPERIIGATDSSGELMFLMKWKDSDEADLVPAREANTRCPQVVIAFYEERLTWHSCPEDEQH, encoded by the exons ATGGGTAAGAAACAGACCAGCAAATCCAAAAAGGAGGTGGAAGAACCAGAAGAATTTGTGGTGGAGAAGGTGATTGACCAGAGGGTTGTGAACGGAAAAGTCGAGTTTTTCCTCAAGTGGAAAGGCTTCCCCGA TACTGACAACACTTGGgagccagaagaaaaccttGATTGCCCTGAGTTAATCGCTGCCTTCCTGGAGTCACAGAAAGGTGTGGTTGAGAAGCCTGACTCCAACAAGAGGAAGTCCTCAACAGACGAGCCGGAGACGGAGGAAAGCAGGGCGAAGAGGAAGAAGGAGATG AGTGAAAAACCGAGGGGGTTTGCCAGGAACTTGGAACCCGAGCGGATCATAGGAGCAACAGATAGCAGCGGAGAACTGATGTTTCTGATGAAATG GAAGGATTCAGATGAGGCAGACCTGGTGCCAGCACGAGAGGCCAACACCCGCTGTCCGCAGGTGGTTATTGCTTTCTATGAGGAGAGGCTAACCTGGCACTCGTGCCCAGAGGATGAACAGCACTAG
- the nfe2l3 gene encoding nuclear factor erythroid 2-related factor 3 has product MQDTKKCLMDGLIHLTILLGLIRVRVEIGSDPDTRLIEIDGGPSSAFVQTPFHRYRDVAAGHHVHPKCPELEEYLTSRRLLNEVRALGSPVRFPPTQLSAWLVHRVSDGAEPAEPQEEHGEHGVSTDGTRAEAVLAQEEEEIAKDNEEGINLDSSAQLAQSSVLEQEDLLSGSVLPQSESGVEVHSQLPDFLSDFSEFETLIAQHVPDLDPISYNASLQDAMVSSGGDYRPDPPRGGAHTIPRQTPSLFNLESMNSSNSDASRTGFGAPFSSFVNGAHGPPLSRVGGYLDEAVFEQIGLLGLEGLASVEGQVLNGIEPWLEDLDSDSGLSLDTNSKSLDSASTSSSESSCEAGAEGYSSDVESLLSNGGACASSCYNWPRVSLNRNIWHDHNYSSWSPDDHDPEIYNRPPRTIKQEVMSEDESPEMEEPSRDERRLRALCLPFSATEVVNMPVEDFLELLEGRSLSTPEIALLRDVRRRGKNKLAAQNCRKRKLHAIMGLQTEVEELVAQRDALLRERMCTAKAMSATAECFKTLSQAVLRQLRDEHGRSLSPEQYTLHCGANGRISVRPRTNVLRTTATRAKTTKRKKDKKP; this is encoded by the exons ATGCAGGACACAAAGAAGTGTCTGATGGACGGGCTGATCCACCTCACGATCCTGCTGGGTTTGATCCGGGTCCGGGTGGAGATCGGGTCCGACCCGGACACACGGTTAATAGAGATCGACGGAGGGCCGAGCTCGGCGTTTGTACAGACCCCATTTCATCGTTACCGAGACGTCGCGGCGGGTCATCACGTGCATCCGAAATGTCCCGAGCTCGAGGAGTACCTCACAAGCCGCAGGCTGCTAAACGAAGTGCGCGCGCTTGGCTCGCCGGTTCGGTTCCCCCCCACGCAGCTCAGCGCGTGGCTCGTGCACCGGGTGTCTGACGGCGCGGAACCGGCGGAACCTCAAGAGGAGCACGGCGAGCACGGAGTCTCCACTGACGGAACCCGTGCG GAGGCGGTTTTGGCacaagaagaagaggaaatTGCGAAAGACAACGAGGAAGGAATTAATCTTGATTCGTCAGCCCAACTCGCCCAAAGCTCAGTGCTGGAACAAGAG GATCTGTTAAGCGGCAGCGTCCTACCTCAATCTGAGTCTGGTGTTGAAGTCCACTCTCAGCTGCCAGACTTCCTATCAGACTTCAGT gagtttgagACTTTGATTGCGCAGCACGTTCCTGACCTGGACCCCATCAGCTACAATGCCAGCCTTCAGGATGCCATGGTTAGCAGCGGCGGCGACTACAGACCAGACCCACCCAGAGGTGGCGCACACACCATACCACGCCAAACACCTTCTCTCTTCAACCTAGAATCTATGAACTCTTCCAACAGTGATGCATCTAGGACAGGATTTGGTGCTCCTTTCTCTTCATTTGTGAACGGTGCTCATGGACCCCCCCTGTCCCGGGTGGGCGGTTATCTGGATGAGGCCGTGTTTGAGCAGATAGGTTTGTTGGGTCTGGAGGGCCTGGCTAGTGTGGAGGGACAGGTACTTAACGGAATAGAGCCATGGCTGGAGGACCTGGACTCTGACTCAGGCCTGTCGCTGGACACCAATTCCAAAAGCCTCGACTCGGCCTCTACGTCATCTTCGGAGTCGTCTTGCGAGGCAGGAGCGGAGGGCTACAGCAGTGATGTGGAGTCACTTTTAAGTAACGGAGGAGCTTGTGCATCGTCGTGCTACAACTGGCCGCGAGTAAGTCTGAACAGGAACATCTGGCATGATCACAATTACTCCTCCTGGTCACCTGACGACCACGACCCAGAAATCTACAACCGACCTCCTAGAACTATAAAGCAGGAAGTGATGAGCGAGGATGAATCTCCTGAAATGGAGGAGCCGAGCCGGGATGAACGGCGCCTGCGAGCTCTCTGTCTTCCATTTTCCGCCACTGAAGTAGTTAACATGCCGGTGGAAGACTTCCTGGAGTTGCTGGAAGGGCGGAGCCTATCCACGCCAGAAATCGCACTCCTGCGGGACGTGCGCAGACGAGGCAAAAACAAATTGGCTGCGCAGAACTGCAGAAAAAGGAAGCTGCACGCTATTATGGGGCTGCAGACTGAGGTGGAGGAGCTTGTCGCGCAGCGTGACGCCCTCCTGCGCGAGAGGATGTGCACCGCCAAGGCTATGTCAGCTACAGCCGAGTGTTTCAAGACGCTCTCTCAAGCGGTGCTTAGGCAGCTGAGGGACGAACACGGACGATCCCTCAGTCCAGAGCAGTACACGCTTCACTGCGGCGCAAATGGACGCATCTCAGTCAGACCTCGAACAAATGTCCTGAGAACAACCGCAACTCGGGCCAAAACAACAAAGAGGAAGAAGGATAAAAAACCTTGA